A genome region from Anaerobacillus alkaliphilus includes the following:
- a CDS encoding superoxide dismutase translates to MDYTLKKQYIDELLNWARQVKDNVRGSTIQEKLINFEDSLLSVHDLSVSIPGEEISRLSERANELYQELNRHLIDDNCAMQRKEVSKRVPIGQHKLPPLPYAYNALQPYIDEEIMRLHHAEHHKSYVDGLNKAEKEMEKARKNDDFDLLKHWEREAAFHGAGHYLHTIFWNVMSPKGGGTPKGSLAEQINLDFGSFDLFKKHFSNAAKKVEAVGWAILVWAPRAGRLEILQAEKHQNLSQWDVIPILPLDVWEHAYYLQYKNKRDLYVDNWWNVVNWDHVSSRFEKAQKVKWETY, encoded by the coding sequence ATGGATTATACCCTAAAAAAGCAATATATTGATGAGTTATTGAATTGGGCAAGACAAGTAAAGGACAATGTAAGAGGTAGCACTATCCAAGAAAAGTTAATAAATTTTGAGGATAGCTTACTGAGTGTTCATGATCTCTCAGTATCAATTCCTGGTGAGGAAATCTCTCGGTTATCTGAAAGAGCCAATGAACTTTATCAAGAGCTTAACAGACACCTAATAGATGACAATTGTGCAATGCAAAGGAAAGAGGTCTCAAAAAGAGTTCCGATTGGCCAGCACAAGTTACCACCACTTCCTTATGCCTATAACGCACTTCAACCTTATATTGATGAAGAGATTATGAGGCTACACCATGCTGAGCATCACAAAAGCTATGTCGATGGATTAAATAAAGCAGAAAAAGAGATGGAGAAAGCTCGTAAAAATGATGATTTCGATTTATTAAAGCACTGGGAAAGGGAAGCAGCTTTTCATGGGGCTGGTCATTACTTACACACTATATTCTGGAATGTGATGAGCCCAAAGGGTGGTGGTACACCTAAAGGCAGCTTAGCAGAGCAAATAAATCTTGATTTTGGAAGCTTCGATCTCTTTAAAAAGCACTTTTCAAATGCAGCTAAAAAAGTTGAGGCTGTTGGCTGGGCAATTTTAGTTTGGGCACCGAGAGCAGGCCGGTTAGAGATCTTACAAGCAGAAAAACATCAAAACTTAAGTCAGTGGGATGTCATTCCAATTCTACCTTTGGATGTTTGGGAGCACGCTTATTACTTACAATATAAAAATAAACGGGATTTATATGTAGATAACTGGTGGAATGTTGTCAATTGGGATCATGTTAGTAGTCGGTTTGAGAAAGCTCAAAAAGTGAAATGGGAAACATATTAA
- a CDS encoding DUF1657 domain-containing protein, with protein sequence MTVAAQVKQTLAGLKSAQASFETFALQTDNQQAKQIYQNCAQQTQMIVDTLTPRLQEIEQEEPQYKN encoded by the coding sequence ATGACAGTCGCAGCCCAAGTTAAACAAACACTAGCAGGGTTAAAGAGTGCTCAAGCTAGCTTTGAAACCTTTGCTTTGCAGACAGATAACCAGCAAGCAAAACAAATCTATCAAAATTGTGCCCAACAAACACAAATGATTGTGGATACACTAACACCACGATTACAGGAAATTGAGCAAGAAGAGCCACAATATAAGAACTAA
- a CDS encoding segregation/condensation protein A — protein sequence MAQYNVKLEAFEGPLDLLLHLINKAEVDIYDIPVAKITDQYMNYIHTMQRLELDVASEYLVMAATLLAIKSKMLLPKQEVELFDENSEYLEEDDPREELITRLIEYRRYKEAAETLKEREKDRGLIYSKLPSDLTPYFDEVKNEPQKLNATLYDMLDAFDQLLKRKSLKIPKQTRIQREDFPLEKRMEEIIDKINQNDGRTSFFQLFEYEERGQLIVTFLAILELMKAKKIICTQETNFTDISVRRWEGEHVDR from the coding sequence ATGGCTCAATATAATGTGAAATTAGAGGCCTTTGAAGGGCCGTTGGATTTATTGCTACATTTAATTAATAAAGCTGAAGTAGATATTTATGATATCCCTGTTGCAAAAATAACCGATCAGTATATGAATTATATCCATACTATGCAAAGGCTAGAATTAGATGTCGCTAGTGAGTATTTAGTGATGGCAGCAACCCTTCTTGCGATAAAAAGTAAAATGCTGCTACCAAAACAAGAGGTTGAACTTTTTGATGAAAATAGTGAGTATTTAGAAGAAGATGATCCTAGGGAAGAATTAATTACTCGTTTAATTGAGTATCGTAGATATAAGGAAGCTGCAGAAACCTTAAAAGAACGTGAGAAAGATCGAGGTCTCATTTATAGTAAGTTGCCAAGTGACCTTACTCCATATTTTGATGAAGTCAAAAATGAGCCACAAAAGTTAAATGCCACTTTATATGATATGTTAGATGCATTTGATCAATTATTAAAAAGAAAGTCTTTAAAAATTCCTAAACAAACGAGAATTCAAAGAGAAGATTTTCCGTTAGAAAAAAGAATGGAAGAAATTATTGATAAAATTAACCAGAACGACGGAAGAACTTCCTTTTTTCAATTATTTGAGTATGAAGAACGTGGACAATTGATTGTTACCTTTTTAGCTATACTAGAATTAATGAAGGCTAAAAAGATAATTTGTACTCAAGAAACCAATTTTACGGATATTTCTGTTCGTCGTTGGGAGGGTGAACATGTTGACAGATAG
- the ribD gene encoding bifunctional diaminohydroxyphosphoribosylaminopyrimidine deaminase/5-amino-6-(5-phosphoribosylamino)uracil reductase RibD, whose translation MNDLSYMSLALDLARNTLGQTSPNPVVGSVVVNNGEIVGMGAHLKAGTEHAEVHALTMAGSRAKGGTIYVTLEPCSHHGRTPPCADLIIERGIKRVVIACLDPNPLVSGKGVEKLKKANIEVEIGVHEALALELNKVFFHHIKTKKPFVTLKTATSLDGKIATSTGESKWITGPIAREDVHQLRHEHDGILVGVGTVLADNPSLTTRRSVGGKNPIRIILDHYLRTPLNANVVTDKIAETWIVTTDLASTEKRSELERMNVKVLTLHEQRIKIEELLTLLGKMGVTSLFVEGGSSVNDSFLRSRYINEVITYIAPKLIGGKDAPTSFSGIGHPSMTDVLQLSIKEVKQLGDDLKIVSVPKGE comes from the coding sequence ATGAATGATCTATCCTATATGAGTCTTGCCCTAGACCTAGCACGAAATACATTGGGCCAAACCTCTCCTAATCCAGTTGTTGGATCAGTGGTCGTCAACAATGGTGAAATCGTCGGTATGGGTGCACATTTAAAAGCGGGTACTGAACATGCCGAGGTCCATGCTCTTACTATGGCAGGAAGTCGTGCAAAAGGAGGTACTATTTATGTTACGCTCGAACCGTGTAGTCACCATGGGAGAACACCTCCATGTGCAGATTTAATTATTGAGAGAGGTATTAAGCGAGTCGTCATTGCATGTCTTGACCCTAATCCTTTAGTTTCAGGCAAAGGTGTAGAAAAACTTAAAAAAGCAAACATTGAGGTAGAAATAGGCGTACATGAAGCACTTGCTCTGGAATTGAACAAAGTTTTCTTTCATCACATTAAAACTAAGAAACCTTTTGTAACATTAAAGACAGCAACAAGCCTTGACGGGAAGATTGCTACTTCTACTGGAGAGAGTAAATGGATTACTGGGCCAATCGCTAGGGAGGACGTACACCAATTACGTCACGAACATGACGGTATATTAGTTGGTGTGGGAACTGTTTTAGCTGATAATCCTTCGTTAACGACAAGAAGATCAGTAGGTGGAAAAAACCCTATCCGAATTATTTTAGATCATTACTTGCGCACCCCTTTAAATGCCAATGTGGTTACAGATAAAATTGCTGAGACTTGGATTGTTACAACGGATCTTGCATCAACAGAAAAACGGTCAGAACTAGAAAGAATGAATGTGAAAGTGCTTACACTTCATGAGCAGCGGATTAAGATCGAGGAATTACTTACTTTGCTAGGGAAAATGGGGGTTACTTCATTATTTGTTGAGGGTGGTAGTAGCGTTAACGATAGTTTCTTGAGATCCCGTTACATTAATGAAGTAATTACGTATATAGCTCCTAAGTTGATTGGTGGAAAAGATGCCCCTACTTCATTTTCGGGAATTGGTCATCCTTCCATGACTGATGTTTTACAGCTTTCTATTAAGGAAGTAAAGCAACTAGGGGATGATTTAAAAATTGTTTCTGTTCCAAAGGGGGAATAA
- a CDS encoding alkaline phosphatase family protein — translation MKKFFALIFIFSLLLSACQQPPENNASIKGLEKADKDPQKKVILVMIDSMTGSVIDKTKEKGSIPGLQFLMENGQYYKDLVAPFPSMSVVIESTLLTGKMADEHRIPGLNWYKVDEDRYIDYGTSIEKTLKLTPKQSFEDSLYHLNNTHLNPNIPTIHEELHAKGFTTGSVNFIMYRGHKSHPVYIPPYIQETLDLPESMQTNGPDLLAFGQLVKPQALKDKKLPESIFRKLGLNDEYSVEATKALIEAGEQPDFLTIFLPDFDREAHEHSIQYLKGFERAETFFQELLNSYDSWEQALEENIFIVMGDHGQDKLLDNDVELTIDLEELYEGMSIAPLGEKVSDYEIAFANNHRMSYVYAPNNQNSLSELAEIAMIDDRIAIASWVDGEWIHVLSPNYNSSFRFRPGNTYRDRYDQGWDIEGDERIAAIKIEKNQLKYEEYPDVLNQLQSALYSHDIPTLILAAKPSYQFYSEGAPVHEGGGEHGGIHANDTLASLIIAGTEKNPEKLRIVDLKAYILGLFEANE, via the coding sequence ATGAAGAAATTCTTCGCTTTGATATTCATATTTAGTTTGTTGTTGAGCGCATGTCAACAACCTCCCGAGAACAACGCATCCATCAAGGGGCTCGAGAAAGCGGATAAAGACCCTCAAAAAAAAGTTATCCTAGTTATGATTGATTCAATGACTGGTTCAGTTATTGATAAAACGAAGGAAAAAGGGTCAATTCCAGGTTTACAATTTTTGATGGAAAATGGCCAGTATTACAAAGATTTAGTCGCTCCGTTTCCGTCTATGTCTGTAGTAATTGAAAGCACGTTATTAACAGGAAAAATGGCAGACGAACATCGAATTCCAGGCCTCAACTGGTATAAGGTAGACGAAGACCGGTATATTGATTATGGTACTTCAATTGAAAAAACGTTAAAGCTCACACCAAAGCAGTCGTTCGAGGATTCATTGTATCATTTAAATAATACTCATCTTAACCCAAACATACCTACGATTCATGAGGAATTGCACGCAAAAGGTTTCACAACGGGATCTGTTAACTTTATTATGTATCGAGGACACAAATCACACCCTGTCTATATTCCACCTTATATTCAGGAGACACTGGATTTACCTGAATCAATGCAAACGAATGGACCAGATCTCTTGGCTTTTGGACAATTAGTTAAACCACAGGCATTGAAGGATAAAAAACTACCGGAGTCAATCTTTCGAAAATTAGGTTTAAATGATGAATACTCAGTTGAAGCTACTAAAGCATTAATAGAAGCTGGCGAACAACCTGACTTTTTAACGATATTCCTACCAGACTTCGACAGGGAGGCTCATGAGCATAGTATCCAATACCTAAAGGGCTTTGAACGAGCTGAAACATTCTTCCAAGAACTTCTAAACAGCTATGATAGCTGGGAACAAGCATTAGAGGAGAATATTTTTATTGTAATGGGTGACCATGGCCAAGATAAGTTGCTCGATAACGATGTCGAATTAACCATTGATTTAGAAGAACTTTATGAGGGAATGTCAATCGCACCCTTAGGTGAGAAAGTTAGTGATTATGAAATTGCTTTTGCAAATAATCACCGGATGTCCTATGTCTATGCGCCAAATAACCAAAATTCTTTAAGTGAATTAGCCGAGATTGCCATGATAGATGATCGCATCGCCATCGCAAGCTGGGTCGATGGGGAATGGATTCATGTTCTTTCTCCAAACTACAACTCTAGCTTCCGTTTTCGACCTGGTAATACGTATCGTGATAGGTATGATCAGGGGTGGGATATTGAAGGTGATGAAAGAATAGCCGCTATAAAAATTGAGAAAAATCAACTTAAATACGAGGAGTACCCTGATGTATTAAATCAATTACAGTCTGCATTATATAGTCATGATATCCCTACTCTCATTTTAGCAGCTAAGCCTAGCTATCAATTTTACTCTGAAGGGGCTCCAGTACATGAAGGTGGCGGGGAACACGGTGGTATACATGCCAATGATACATTGGCATCATTAATTATAGCTGGAACCGAAAAAAATCCTGAAAAGTTACGAATCGTTGATTTAAAAGCTTATATTCTTGGTTTGTTCGAAGCAAATGAATGA
- a CDS encoding DUF2935 domain-containing protein — translation MKSYSEVALFEHQFWLQVLGDHGRFILDALSPKETEEITKAETFIDVFDHLLAESRQGITEVHLNRLNNQALEYAKAIREFKLDIIKQHLVGDISIDLPPTFLNHMVNEVDEYLRILPFLIAGQVPPLSHPLHHHLVWLLDAAGHSDAIVGSLDLVEKQLRETGEAFTKKFEHFYIKAVELAGYLRANVDTFPALVRFNNQVELEIIIFKTFLDELQHMEMQNISLSTFSALMADHMAREECYYLTKLAESTQEVKQPDCNPTKPRIID, via the coding sequence GTGAAAAGTTATAGCGAAGTAGCTTTATTTGAACATCAATTTTGGCTGCAAGTATTAGGGGACCATGGAAGATTTATTCTCGATGCACTTTCACCAAAAGAAACTGAAGAAATAACAAAAGCAGAAACTTTTATAGATGTATTTGACCATTTATTAGCAGAGTCAAGACAAGGGATAACAGAAGTTCATTTAAATCGGCTAAACAATCAAGCCCTTGAATACGCTAAGGCAATTCGGGAATTTAAGTTAGATATCATTAAGCAACATCTAGTTGGAGATATTTCAATTGACTTACCACCAACATTTCTCAATCATATGGTAAATGAGGTTGACGAATACTTACGCATTCTTCCCTTTCTAATCGCCGGCCAAGTCCCTCCCTTATCTCATCCCCTTCACCATCATTTAGTGTGGCTTTTGGATGCTGCAGGACATTCCGATGCGATTGTAGGGTCTTTAGATCTAGTTGAGAAACAACTTCGAGAAACAGGCGAAGCTTTTACGAAGAAGTTCGAGCATTTTTATATAAAAGCCGTTGAATTAGCTGGATATCTTAGGGCAAATGTAGATACCTTCCCTGCCCTGGTTAGGTTTAATAATCAAGTCGAGTTAGAAATAATTATTTTTAAAACATTTCTAGATGAATTGCAACATATGGAGATGCAAAATATTTCCCTAAGTACTTTTAGTGCTTTAATGGCAGATCATATGGCTAGAGAAGAATGTTATTATCTAACAAAACTAGCTGAAAGTACGCAAGAAGTGAAACAACCCGATTGCAATCCTACAAAACCACGTATTATAGATTAA
- a CDS encoding YhcN/YlaJ family sporulation lipoprotein: MNKVAVFLLIILFFISGCNVAGQGDVKPLYIGGQSKIFDQTKADEAKQIVLSMDEVVAVRGATLEGDIFVALKVKQFDRLFLDRIRKEAADKIKKRFPDAKAHVSTDKKVFLELEKLEKELYENKIKKSEIEKRWSRIEDFMKG, translated from the coding sequence GTGAATAAGGTTGCAGTTTTTTTACTAATTATTCTATTCTTTATTTCTGGTTGTAATGTTGCAGGACAAGGTGATGTTAAGCCCCTTTATATAGGGGGGCAAAGTAAGATCTTTGACCAAACAAAAGCAGATGAGGCAAAACAAATCGTTCTTTCAATGGATGAAGTGGTAGCAGTAAGAGGAGCAACTCTCGAAGGTGATATTTTCGTAGCACTGAAAGTTAAACAATTTGACCGTCTTTTCTTAGATAGGATTCGCAAAGAAGCCGCAGATAAGATTAAAAAGCGTTTTCCAGATGCAAAAGCACATGTTTCAACAGATAAAAAAGTATTTCTTGAATTAGAAAAACTAGAGAAGGAATTGTACGAGAATAAAATCAAAAAGTCGGAAATTGAAAAAAGATGGTCAAGAATTGAGGACTTTATGAAAGGTTAA
- the ribE gene encoding riboflavin synthase has product MFTGIIEEIGTIEQIKQTGDAIVMTIASKKVLEDVHLGDSIAVNGVCLTVTSFDKTRFTVDLMPETVRNTSLRQLKRGSKVNLERAMAAGGRFGGHFVSGHVDGIGEIVRKQPQDNAVYYEIKISEQLRRYIILKGSIAIDGTSLTVFAVTDDTFTISIIPHTLSETIIGSKGSGDIVNIECDMVGKYIEQFINQRFKPGKKGSSLSASFLEEHGFK; this is encoded by the coding sequence ATGTTTACAGGAATTATTGAAGAAATTGGGACAATTGAACAAATAAAACAAACAGGGGATGCAATTGTTATGACCATTGCATCAAAGAAGGTATTAGAGGATGTTCATCTTGGAGATAGTATTGCTGTTAATGGTGTTTGCTTAACAGTAACATCATTTGATAAAACTAGATTTACTGTTGATTTAATGCCTGAAACAGTCAGGAATACAAGCCTTAGACAACTAAAGCGAGGTTCAAAGGTAAATCTTGAAAGGGCCATGGCTGCAGGTGGCCGCTTTGGAGGACATTTTGTTTCAGGGCATGTAGATGGAATTGGCGAGATCGTTAGAAAACAACCTCAGGATAATGCTGTCTATTATGAAATAAAAATATCTGAACAACTTAGAAGATACATTATCTTAAAAGGTTCCATTGCTATTGATGGCACAAGTCTAACTGTTTTTGCTGTAACAGATGATACATTTACGATTTCAATTATTCCACATACACTCTCAGAAACGATTATTGGCTCTAAAGGTTCAGGAGATATTGTCAATATTGAATGTGATATGGTTGGAAAATATATTGAACAATTTATTAACCAAAGATTTAAACCAGGTAAAAAGGGGTCATCTCTATCGGCCAGTTTTCTAGAAGAACATGGCTTTAAATAA
- a CDS encoding bifunctional 3,4-dihydroxy-2-butanone-4-phosphate synthase/GTP cyclohydrolase II — MFDPIEEAIYELMQGGIVIVCDDEDRENEGDFVALAEKATPEVINFMIKYGRGLVCTPITEERAKQLDLMPMVDHNTDPHGTAFTISVDYKTTTTGISAHERSATILALIDEQAKGTDFKRPGHIFPLVAKDGGVLRRAGHTEAAVDLARLSGAKPAGVICEIINEDGTMARVPDLRKIADEHELKMITIKDLIQYRNRKDKLVTREVEITLPTEYGTFKAIGFSNVIDGKENIALVKGDISPEEPVLVRVHSECLTGDVFASFRCDCGPQLHSALSQIEKEGKGILLYMRQEGRGIGLLNKMKAYKLQEEGYDTVEANEKLGFAPDLRDYGIGAQILRDLGVRQMKLLTNNPRKIKGLKGYELEVVERVPLQLPHNLDNEKYLRAKQQKLGHMLHF; from the coding sequence ATGTTTGATCCAATTGAAGAAGCAATTTATGAGTTAATGCAAGGGGGAATCGTCATTGTTTGCGATGATGAGGACCGAGAAAATGAAGGAGATTTTGTTGCATTAGCTGAGAAGGCTACACCTGAAGTGATTAATTTTATGATCAAGTATGGTAGAGGCCTAGTTTGTACACCAATTACTGAAGAACGAGCGAAACAGTTAGATTTGATGCCGATGGTTGACCATAACACAGATCCACATGGTACGGCGTTTACAATTAGTGTCGATTACAAGACAACGACGACTGGAATATCTGCACATGAACGCTCAGCTACAATTCTAGCTCTTATTGATGAACAAGCAAAAGGAACAGATTTTAAACGACCAGGTCATATTTTCCCACTTGTAGCAAAAGACGGTGGTGTTTTAAGACGTGCTGGTCATACTGAGGCCGCTGTAGATTTAGCAAGACTCTCAGGGGCAAAGCCTGCTGGTGTCATCTGTGAAATTATTAATGAGGATGGGACAATGGCAAGAGTTCCTGATCTGCGAAAAATCGCTGATGAACATGAGTTGAAAATGATTACGATTAAGGATCTAATTCAATATCGAAATCGTAAAGATAAGCTTGTTACACGTGAAGTTGAAATTACGTTACCGACTGAATATGGTACGTTTAAAGCAATAGGTTTTTCAAATGTTATTGATGGGAAAGAAAACATTGCATTAGTTAAAGGTGATATTTCGCCTGAAGAACCAGTGTTAGTTCGAGTCCACTCAGAGTGTTTAACAGGAGATGTGTTTGCGTCATTTCGCTGTGACTGTGGACCACAATTACATTCTGCACTTTCACAAATTGAAAAAGAAGGAAAAGGAATTCTTCTCTATATGCGTCAAGAAGGTAGAGGCATTGGCCTTTTAAATAAAATGAAGGCCTATAAACTTCAAGAAGAGGGTTATGATACGGTGGAGGCTAACGAGAAACTAGGCTTTGCACCTGACCTCCGTGATTATGGAATTGGTGCCCAAATTTTACGTGATCTAGGCGTTAGACAAATGAAACTATTAACAAACAACCCAAGAAAGATAAAAGGATTAAAAGGTTATGAGCTTGAGGTAGTTGAAAGAGTTCCGTTACAATTGCCACATAATCTCGATAATGAAAAATACCTACGGGCCAAACAACAAAAGCTAGGTCATATGCTACACTTTTAA
- the scpB gene encoding SMC-Scp complex subunit ScpB has protein sequence MLTDSQETKAIIEGLLFISGEEGIDEKQIAEVLQMEVIWVRDIMNELIEEYNHPAKGLQIVQLAGVYQFTTKQEHAHYFKRLINSPSTATLSQAALETLAIVAYKQPITRAEIEEIRGVKSERPLQTLIAKLLIKEVGRAEGTGRAILYGTTKGFLDHFGLKTIQELPPLPEKEAEIEEADLFFERFQQELMENGEK, from the coding sequence ATGTTGACAGATAGTCAAGAAACGAAAGCAATTATAGAAGGTCTTCTCTTTATTTCCGGTGAAGAAGGGATTGATGAGAAGCAAATTGCTGAAGTTTTACAAATGGAGGTAATTTGGGTAAGGGACATAATGAATGAACTTATTGAAGAGTATAACCATCCAGCAAAGGGGCTTCAAATTGTTCAGTTAGCAGGAGTTTATCAATTTACTACAAAACAGGAACATGCTCATTATTTTAAACGTCTTATCAATTCACCAAGTACAGCGACTTTATCACAAGCAGCCTTGGAAACCCTTGCAATTGTAGCTTATAAGCAACCAATTACTCGTGCTGAGATAGAAGAAATTAGAGGGGTTAAATCAGAACGGCCTTTGCAAACATTAATAGCGAAGCTTTTAATTAAAGAAGTTGGCAGGGCTGAAGGCACTGGTAGAGCAATTCTTTATGGAACCACAAAAGGGTTCTTAGACCATTTCGGCTTAAAAACAATACAAGAACTTCCGCCGCTTCCAGAAAAAGAAGCTGAGATTGAAGAAGCAGACCTATTTTTCGAAAGATTTCAACAAGAATTAATGGAGAATGGCGAAAAATAG
- the spoVAC gene encoding stage V sporulation protein AC → MSDQKKKNLTPVQQEYQSLAKKREIKRPVMKNCIKAFLVGGFICFIGQFIQTFYVHFFEFNERTAGNPTVATMIFIAVLLTGFGVYDRIGQFAGAGSAVPVTGFANSVASAAIEHRSEGYVLGVGGNMFKLAGSVIVFGTFAAFVVAIIKTILIQWGGL, encoded by the coding sequence ATGTCAGATCAAAAAAAGAAAAATTTAACCCCGGTTCAACAAGAATATCAAAGCTTAGCAAAAAAGCGTGAAATTAAACGACCTGTTATGAAGAATTGTATTAAAGCTTTCCTTGTTGGTGGATTTATATGTTTTATAGGTCAGTTTATTCAAACATTTTATGTACACTTTTTTGAGTTTAATGAAAGAACTGCAGGTAACCCGACTGTTGCCACAATGATTTTTATTGCAGTGTTATTAACAGGGTTTGGTGTTTATGATCGAATTGGCCAGTTCGCTGGAGCTGGTAGTGCTGTACCTGTTACGGGTTTTGCAAACTCGGTGGCTTCAGCAGCAATTGAGCATCGCTCAGAGGGGTATGTATTAGGGGTTGGTGGAAATATGTTTAAATTAGCTGGGTCTGTCATCGTTTTTGGAACATTTGCAGCCTTTGTTGTTGCCATTATTAAAACAATTCTTATTCAGTGGGGTGGACTATAA
- the ribE gene encoding 6,7-dimethyl-8-ribityllumazine synthase: protein MSNIFEGHLVGTGLKVGIVVGRFNEFITSKLLGGAQDALKRHGVNEADIDVAWVPGAFEIPLIAKKMASSKKYDAVITLGTVIRGSTPHFDYVCSEVAKGVASISLQHEVPVIFGVLTTDTIEQAIERAGTKAGNKGWEAAAGAIEMANLTKSFE from the coding sequence ATGAGTAATATTTTTGAAGGACATTTAGTTGGAACAGGATTAAAAGTTGGAATTGTAGTAGGAAGATTTAATGAGTTTATCACTAGTAAATTATTAGGTGGGGCACAGGATGCATTAAAACGCCATGGAGTCAATGAAGCAGATATCGACGTTGCTTGGGTTCCGGGAGCTTTTGAAATACCGTTAATCGCAAAAAAAATGGCTAGTTCCAAAAAGTACGATGCTGTCATTACATTAGGAACAGTTATCCGTGGATCTACTCCGCACTTTGATTATGTTTGTAGTGAGGTTGCAAAAGGTGTTGCTTCAATTAGCTTACAACATGAGGTGCCAGTAATCTTTGGAGTTCTAACAACGGATACAATTGAACAAGCAATTGAACGAGCTGGTACAAAAGCTGGAAACAAAGGATGGGAAGCAGCAGCAGGTGCCATTGAAATGGCTAATCTTACTAAGTCGTTTGAATAA
- a CDS encoding DUF3907 family protein, protein MGDSLVKGQITLAYETLSKISKTVSDFLNETTVTNLKAEKDENKEGYYADLLVSLRRINVFCDEGKNSCEVILSGNTFRKAAAEKTLFWIYHNCVEEFFNPRIENWYEDSRAAYTGKNAIKFANEVPESLKQMVASIEGPFQTIREELEYYETDYQTKVIQTK, encoded by the coding sequence ATGGGTGATAGCCTTGTAAAAGGACAAATTACATTAGCGTATGAAACGCTTAGTAAAATTAGTAAGACAGTTAGTGATTTTCTTAATGAAACAACTGTAACCAATTTAAAAGCTGAGAAAGATGAGAACAAAGAAGGTTACTATGCTGATCTACTTGTTTCTTTAAGACGAATTAATGTTTTCTGTGACGAGGGAAAAAACTCTTGTGAAGTGATACTAAGCGGCAATACGTTTAGAAAAGCAGCTGCAGAAAAAACTCTGTTTTGGATTTATCATAACTGCGTGGAAGAGTTTTTTAATCCAAGAATAGAAAATTGGTATGAAGATAGCCGCGCTGCTTACACTGGAAAAAATGCGATTAAGTTCGCAAATGAAGTACCAGAATCACTTAAGCAGATGGTTGCAAGTATAGAAGGACCGTTTCAAACCATTCGTGAGGAACTTGAATATTATGAAACGGACTATCAAACGAAAGTAATACAAACAAAATAA
- a CDS encoding DUF309 domain-containing protein: MAPRPFIEYLTYFHTFRDYFECHEVLEEHWKEEGQQNKLWVGYIQLAVAMYHHRRNNFPGAKKQLSQAVTILEMERKQSIQLGIDIEALLVKLRKKLSQITNKQPYTPINIPINSQELIEKCREISQEKGSTWGKEIGLISSDIIHKHKLRDRTEIIAEREYQLKKRMNAKKEGN; encoded by the coding sequence ATGGCTCCTCGACCATTTATCGAATATTTAACCTACTTCCATACATTTCGCGATTATTTTGAATGTCATGAAGTGCTGGAGGAACATTGGAAGGAGGAAGGGCAACAGAATAAACTGTGGGTCGGTTATATTCAACTTGCTGTAGCAATGTACCACCACCGCAGAAATAATTTTCCAGGTGCAAAAAAACAATTAAGTCAAGCAGTTACCATCCTGGAGATGGAAAGAAAACAGAGCATTCAATTAGGTATAGACATTGAAGCACTGTTGGTAAAACTGAGAAAAAAACTTAGTCAGATTACCAATAAACAACCTTATACTCCGATAAATATCCCTATCAATAGCCAAGAACTTATAGAAAAATGTAGAGAAATATCCCAAGAAAAAGGATCAACTTGGGGTAAAGAAATTGGACTAATTAGTAGCGACATTATTCATAAACATAAATTAAGGGATCGCACGGAAATTATTGCCGAACGTGAATATCAGCTAAAGAAACGAATGAATGCTAAAAAGGAAGGGAATTGA